From Chryseobacterium gallinarum, one genomic window encodes:
- a CDS encoding Mpo1 family 2-hydroxy fatty acid dioxygenase — MRKVDLLFAEYSKSHRNATNKFIHWICVPLIFWTILGFVSLIPAPHLCISYFGCISVASLITVILITFFYLRLSLRISIIMLFLMFLMEHFIYLTNIQFGKQSWVIYLIIFIITWIFQLIGHKIEGQKPSFLKDLQFLLIGPIWLLGFILKKTGIRY, encoded by the coding sequence ATGAGAAAGGTTGATTTATTATTTGCGGAATATAGCAAGAGCCATAGAAACGCAACCAACAAATTCATCCATTGGATCTGTGTACCTTTGATTTTCTGGACAATTCTGGGTTTTGTATCCCTGATTCCGGCACCGCATCTCTGTATTTCTTACTTCGGATGCATCAGTGTCGCAAGCCTTATTACCGTCATACTGATTACTTTCTTCTACCTTAGGCTTTCTTTACGGATAAGCATTATTATGCTTTTTTTGATGTTTCTGATGGAACACTTTATTTACCTCACCAATATTCAATTTGGCAAACAATCATGGGTGATCTATCTCATTATTTTCATCATCACATGGATTTTTCAGTTGATAGGACATAAAATAGAGGGCCAGAAACCTTCCTTTCTGAAGGATCTTCAATTTTTATTAATAGGGCCCATTTGGTTATTAGGTTTTATTCTTAAAAAAACGGGAATCAGATATTAA
- a CDS encoding TolC family protein, whose amino-acid sequence MTKKIKTALSVLIAAFPALFFSQQIKQMTAGEVAELAVRNHQQLKVSAQNIDIAKQNTNIVKLQKLPTITASTSQFYLGDAVAIDKDFSNSAKVPMPHYGSSYAVQATQLIFKGGLVNKSIEMAGLREQLSELDLEKNKQDVKFLVISNYLDVYKIMNQEEVFQNNKKLALERLKNIQKFYQQGMVTRNEVIRAELAIKNLDQGILALANNRKILTYNLNIALGLSSDTEIVPTESLENKDAGIGMEYYTHLAHDSNPLLKSAKKNIDVADKNIEIIKTDNMPTIAGFGGYTLQRPITTRNPVLDMYSGGWQTGVSLSYNIDSLYKTKEKVKLGELQKNQANDAMTLVQQNVDMSVNAAYTKYQEAIQQAEILNDSKRLAEENYKITEAKYLNQLAVQAEMIDAQNQKLQSELDYANAEINVLYQYYNLLKSTGTL is encoded by the coding sequence ATGACAAAGAAAATAAAAACAGCACTATCAGTTCTGATAGCAGCTTTCCCTGCGCTGTTTTTTTCACAACAAATTAAACAGATGACCGCAGGTGAGGTTGCCGAACTGGCAGTCCGAAACCATCAGCAGTTAAAAGTTTCAGCGCAAAATATAGATATTGCGAAACAAAACACAAATATTGTCAAGCTTCAGAAGCTTCCTACGATTACTGCATCTACAAGCCAGTTTTATCTGGGGGATGCCGTTGCCATCGATAAAGATTTTTCGAATTCTGCCAAAGTTCCGATGCCTCATTATGGAAGTTCTTATGCTGTACAGGCTACACAATTGATCTTCAAAGGAGGATTGGTCAACAAGTCTATAGAAATGGCCGGACTTCGTGAGCAGCTTTCTGAGCTGGATCTTGAAAAAAACAAACAGGATGTGAAATTTTTAGTGATTTCAAATTATCTGGATGTTTATAAAATCATGAACCAGGAAGAAGTGTTTCAGAACAACAAAAAACTGGCTTTGGAACGCCTTAAGAATATTCAGAAATTCTATCAGCAGGGTATGGTAACCCGAAATGAAGTGATCCGTGCCGAACTGGCTATTAAAAATTTAGACCAGGGAATCCTGGCGTTGGCCAATAACAGGAAAATCCTTACCTATAATTTAAATATTGCGCTAGGTTTATCTTCTGATACGGAAATCGTTCCAACGGAAAGTTTAGAAAATAAAGATGCAGGAATCGGAATGGAATATTATACCCATCTTGCTCATGACAGCAATCCCTTGCTCAAATCAGCGAAAAAGAATATAGATGTTGCCGACAAAAATATAGAAATTATTAAAACCGATAATATGCCTACCATCGCAGGATTTGGTGGATATACCTTACAAAGACCTATTACTACAAGAAATCCTGTCCTGGATATGTATTCAGGAGGCTGGCAGACGGGTGTTTCTTTAAGTTATAACATAGACAGTCTTTATAAGACGAAAGAAAAAGTAAAATTGGGTGAGCTGCAAAAAAATCAGGCGAATGATGCAATGACTTTAGTACAGCAAAACGTGGATATGAGTGTGAATGCGGCTTATACAAAATACCAGGAAGCTATTCAGCAGGCTGAAATTCTGAACGATTCCAAAAGACTGGCAGAAGAGAACTACAAAATTACAGAAGCGAAGTATTTGAATCAGTTGGCGGTACAGGCGGAAATGATTGATGCGCAAAACCAGAAACTACAGTCAGAACTGGATTATGCCAATGCAGAGATCAATGTCTTGTATCAATATTATAACCTTTTGAAATCTACGGGAACACTTTAA
- a CDS encoding helix-turn-helix domain-containing protein, with the protein MSALEKFGVEIFTQRNIFERIAVDKPFRPDNPAFIFIKSGTIKLRQHFSDLEVSANMFMVTDPQTIYEVVSVSDDFQSRMVSYKREFISALSLKFNRLITYRYFRQQMNKGVPFPENEMEVVWKSVNFLKYILDSETEMLYKKEMVEHLFSVFCYQMAGIISKEDNNSMNQMTRQEEIVFLFLTDLSKYHLTEKTVEFYAERQSITTRHLSSVVKSITGKSASQIIALIVINEAKVLLNSSNKPVSEISSILGFSDQYSFSHFFKKHLGVSPTQYRHQFEN; encoded by the coding sequence ATGTCTGCCTTAGAAAAGTTCGGCGTTGAAATTTTTACACAGCGTAATATTTTTGAGAGAATTGCTGTTGATAAACCTTTCCGTCCCGATAATCCGGCATTTATTTTCATAAAATCCGGGACAATCAAGCTTCGCCAGCACTTCAGTGATCTGGAAGTTTCTGCCAATATGTTTATGGTAACCGATCCTCAGACCATTTACGAAGTTGTTTCCGTAAGCGATGATTTTCAGTCCCGTATGGTTTCTTATAAAAGGGAATTCATCTCGGCCCTGTCTTTGAAATTCAACCGGCTGATCACCTACCGTTACTTCAGGCAACAAATGAATAAAGGAGTCCCTTTTCCTGAAAATGAAATGGAAGTAGTCTGGAAAAGTGTCAATTTCCTGAAATATATCCTGGATTCTGAAACGGAAATGCTATATAAAAAGGAAATGGTAGAACATCTGTTTTCCGTCTTCTGTTATCAGATGGCCGGAATAATTTCCAAGGAAGATAATAACTCCATGAACCAGATGACAAGACAGGAAGAAATTGTTTTCCTGTTTCTTACAGACCTTTCGAAATACCATCTTACAGAAAAAACAGTGGAGTTTTATGCCGAACGGCAATCAATTACAACCAGACATCTTTCCTCAGTAGTGAAGTCAATTACAGGAAAGTCTGCCAGCCAGATTATTGCCCTAATTGTAATCAATGAAGCAAAGGTTCTTTTAAACTCGTCTAATAAACCGGTTTCAGAGATTTCTTCAATCCTTGGATTCAGTGATCAGTATTCATTTTCACACTTTTTTAAAAAACATCTTGGGGTAAGCCCTACACAATACAGACATCAGTTTGAAAACTGA
- a CDS encoding TonB-dependent receptor, translating to MKKQYAFIGLLASGLMFSQTITDSIASKGIDDVVIVASRKPTKISEIPGTVWVVQKEKIQEQAKSGVPIKEMLSILVPGMDIGPQGRTNYGQNMRGRSALVMIDGVSLNSIRAISRQLDAIDPFNIERIEILSGASSIYGGNATGGIINIITKIPSKNGISGETELGVRTGFMGKDDHDFRAAQSIAGKGEKLFGRLGVAYQQNGGAYGADKKQLFTDITQTDLQYNQSIDILATGGYQFNNKHKITASVQYYNSKFNGDRSLFLGENLGAFTQKNASLLEMRDGFSSDKNIGTERYMGTVAYTGNGILGGQDLYVQFATRGEKLGFYPFPGNVTLQQNKKIAYMSSSQQDTYYSGIKALLSKSWRGLNVTYGADIDFEKFEGNQSVYDISKTMSSGGLINETQYRLGRYPTNHSQSYAGYIQAKYNIFPKLQLNAGVRYQNITVKMDDFVGSEQQTQMAMGYGQSASAIPGGQSSYNVTLVNAGLLYKLNDQHQIWGTFSQGASLADPAKYYGIGKYEINGTHWNVVSSINVKDQPLQAIKTNQFEVGYRVNKGGLRAQVAGFLSNSDKSVTVDKKTFQILVNDLKLRNMGIEAEISYALGNGVYFGASGLLIKSEVDNKGEWKKQEIYNASPSKLVTYIGYNVKNWSFRFQSLQNFKLTDELNNVIDGYNTSDLMIGYRFNWGKLNLGIQNLFNTDYQTIWSKRSQVLYSSYGLPELFNYKGRGRTFNLSYTFEF from the coding sequence ATGAAAAAGCAGTATGCATTCATAGGTCTATTGGCATCGGGTTTAATGTTTTCCCAGACCATTACAGATTCTATAGCCTCTAAAGGTATTGACGATGTGGTGATTGTAGCCTCCAGAAAACCAACAAAAATTTCAGAAATTCCGGGTACGGTTTGGGTGGTACAGAAAGAAAAAATACAGGAGCAGGCAAAGAGTGGTGTTCCTATTAAGGAAATGCTTTCTATTCTGGTTCCGGGTATGGATATCGGCCCACAAGGGAGAACTAACTACGGACAAAATATGAGGGGACGCTCCGCTTTGGTTATGATTGACGGGGTTTCTTTGAACAGTATCCGGGCAATCAGCCGTCAGCTGGATGCTATTGACCCTTTCAATATCGAAAGAATTGAGATCCTTTCCGGGGCAAGCTCAATTTATGGCGGCAATGCTACCGGAGGAATCATCAATATCATTACCAAAATTCCTTCCAAAAACGGAATCAGTGGAGAAACCGAATTGGGTGTGCGTACAGGTTTTATGGGGAAAGATGATCATGATTTCCGTGCTGCTCAATCTATTGCTGGAAAAGGAGAAAAGCTTTTTGGAAGATTGGGGGTTGCTTATCAACAAAATGGAGGGGCTTACGGGGCAGACAAGAAACAACTTTTTACCGATATTACACAAACTGATCTTCAGTACAATCAATCTATAGATATTTTAGCTACTGGAGGGTATCAGTTTAATAATAAACATAAAATAACAGCTTCAGTTCAATATTACAATTCAAAATTCAATGGAGACAGAAGTTTGTTTTTAGGTGAAAACCTAGGTGCTTTCACTCAGAAGAATGCATCTTTACTCGAAATGAGGGACGGTTTTTCTTCTGATAAAAATATAGGTACGGAACGTTATATGGGAACTGTAGCATATACCGGAAACGGGATATTGGGAGGACAGGATCTGTATGTACAATTTGCTACCCGCGGTGAAAAACTGGGGTTTTATCCCTTCCCGGGAAATGTAACTTTACAGCAAAATAAAAAAATTGCTTATATGTCTTCTTCCCAGCAAGATACCTATTATTCGGGAATCAAAGCCTTGTTATCCAAATCCTGGCGCGGACTGAACGTTACGTACGGAGCCGATATCGATTTTGAAAAATTTGAAGGAAACCAATCAGTCTATGATATTTCTAAAACCATGTCCAGCGGTGGCTTGATTAATGAAACACAATACAGGCTGGGAAGATACCCTACCAATCATTCACAAAGTTATGCAGGATATATTCAGGCAAAATACAATATCTTCCCCAAATTACAGCTCAATGCAGGAGTACGTTATCAGAATATCACAGTTAAAATGGATGATTTTGTAGGCTCAGAGCAGCAGACGCAGATGGCAATGGGATATGGGCAATCAGCATCAGCGATTCCGGGAGGCCAAAGTTCGTATAATGTAACTCTGGTTAATGCAGGATTATTGTATAAGCTTAATGACCAGCACCAGATCTGGGGAACGTTTTCTCAAGGAGCAAGTCTGGCTGATCCTGCAAAATATTATGGAATTGGAAAATATGAAATCAACGGTACCCATTGGAATGTTGTATCCAGTATTAATGTGAAAGATCAGCCATTACAGGCGATTAAAACCAATCAGTTTGAAGTGGGGTACCGTGTTAATAAAGGAGGTTTGAGAGCCCAGGTGGCCGGTTTTTTAAGTAATTCGGATAAAAGTGTCACTGTAGATAAAAAGACTTTCCAGATTCTGGTCAATGACCTGAAATTAAGAAATATGGGAATTGAAGCTGAAATTTCTTACGCTTTGGGTAATGGTGTTTACTTCGGAGCGAGCGGGCTTTTGATCAAGTCTGAGGTCGACAATAAAGGAGAATGGAAAAAGCAGGAGATTTATAATGCTTCGCCATCAAAATTGGTTACCTACATTGGGTACAATGTGAAAAACTGGTCATTCAGATTTCAGTCGTTACAGAATTTCAAGTTGACAGATGAGTTGAATAATGTGATTGATGGATATAATACCTCAGATTTAATGATAGGATACCGGTTCAATTGGGGTAAACTCAATTTAGGGATCCAAAACCTGTTTAACACGGATTACCAGACTATCTGGAGTAAACGTTCCCAGGTTTTATATTCTTCCTACGGACTTCCGGAATTATTTAATTATAAAGGAAGAGGGAGAACATTTAATCTGTCCTATACTTTCGAATTTTAA
- a CDS encoding HlyD family secretion protein, producing the protein MENKEQTTQNTAPVRPSGEGKKKQNKKNKIRAVISNIIVFLVIGFGLFWLIREYFHIGNKTYTEAAQVEEFINPINTRVSAYIKEIKFIEHQKVKKGDTLVILDNREILTQLGQAEAAYQNAMAQKTATSSSVNTVSNNINVMESNIAGAKARLWNAEQNLNRYKNLLAAEAVTRQQYDQVKTEYDAQKAAYETLVNQKQSASLSTTEVKSKLGINDAEIKRTKSALDMARINLSYTVITAPYDGVMGRRTISEGQLIQPGQQVATIVLNGQKWVTANFLESQMPNIKVGEKITMTADALGGKKFEGVVTAISAATGSRYSSVPTDNSTGNFIKVQQRIPVRIEFTASNKKEDLDKLSAGMNMNVNINQD; encoded by the coding sequence ATGGAAAACAAGGAACAAACCACTCAAAATACAGCACCAGTAAGACCAAGCGGTGAAGGCAAAAAAAAGCAAAATAAGAAAAATAAAATCAGGGCAGTCATTTCCAATATCATCGTTTTTCTGGTGATTGGCTTCGGATTATTCTGGTTAATACGTGAATATTTCCACATCGGAAACAAAACCTACACGGAAGCAGCTCAGGTAGAGGAATTTATTAATCCGATCAATACAAGGGTATCTGCTTATATTAAAGAAATTAAATTCATTGAGCATCAAAAAGTTAAAAAAGGAGATACTTTGGTGATTCTTGACAACCGGGAAATCCTTACCCAATTAGGACAGGCTGAAGCGGCTTATCAAAATGCAATGGCCCAGAAAACAGCGACAAGCTCTTCCGTTAATACCGTTTCCAATAATATTAACGTAATGGAGTCCAATATTGCCGGAGCAAAGGCAAGATTGTGGAATGCGGAACAGAATTTAAACCGGTATAAAAACCTTTTGGCTGCAGAAGCTGTTACCAGACAACAATATGACCAGGTAAAAACAGAATATGATGCTCAAAAAGCAGCGTATGAAACGCTGGTTAATCAAAAACAATCAGCCAGCCTTTCCACAACAGAGGTTAAAAGTAAACTGGGGATCAATGATGCTGAAATTAAAAGAACAAAATCTGCCTTGGATATGGCAAGGATCAACCTTTCTTATACTGTTATTACCGCTCCTTATGACGGTGTGATGGGAAGAAGAACAATTTCTGAAGGCCAACTGATTCAACCGGGACAACAGGTAGCTACAATTGTATTAAACGGACAAAAATGGGTGACCGCAAACTTCCTTGAAAGTCAGATGCCTAATATTAAAGTGGGAGAGAAGATCACCATGACTGCTGATGCTTTAGGAGGAAAGAAATTTGAAGGAGTAGTAACAGCAATTTCTGCGGCTACCGGATCAAGATATTCCAGTGTACCTACAGATAACTCTACCGGAAACTTTATCAAAGTACAGCAAAGAATTCCTGTAAGAATTGAATTTACAGCTTCCAATAAAAAAGAAGACCTGGATAAGCTGAGTGCAGGAATGAATATGAATGTGAATATCAATCAGGACTAA
- the metG gene encoding methionine--tRNA ligase, with product MSNRKMITAALPYANGPVHIGHLAGVYIPADVYARFQRRLGKDVAFICGSDEHGIPITIRAKKEGVTPQDIVDKYHEIIKKSFSDLGISFDEYSRTTSQKHYETSQDFFKVLYEKGKFTEEVSEQYFDEQAGEFLADRYIVGTCPNCGNENAYGDQCEKCGSTLSPSELINPKSMLSGNVPILKETKNWYLPLNEYEDFLNEWIIEGHKDDWKPNVYGQVKSWLNDGLKPRAMTRDLNWGVPVPLPNAEGKVLYVWFDAPIGYISFTKEWAEKNGKNWKDYWQSEDSDLVHFIGKDNIVFHCIIFPSMMKAHGDYIMPKNVPAFEFLNLENDKISTSRNWAVWAHEYVEDFPGQQDVLRYALLSSAPETKDNNFTWKDFQTKNNSELVGIFGNFINRVAVLIHKYYDGIVPKGDVNSPELQEINKAAKEISGFLENYEFRNALSALMNLARFGNQYLQTEEPWKTIKDTPEKAAQSLFVGAQIAVALAQLCEPFMPFSSEKLLNMFNVEKKTWNDVETQSVLIETGHKINEASLLFSKIEDNVIEAQIQKLENTKQNNKKTNPNANPMKEEITFDDFTKIDLRTATILEAEKVEKADKLLKLTVDTGVDVRTVVSGIAESFTPEEVIGKQVMILLNLAPRKIRGIESQGMLLLTTKPDGKLSFVTPDDNVENGIEIG from the coding sequence ATGTCAAACAGAAAGATGATTACGGCAGCTTTGCCTTATGCAAACGGCCCTGTTCATATAGGACATTTGGCAGGTGTTTATATTCCTGCGGATGTTTACGCAAGATTTCAGAGAAGATTAGGAAAAGATGTAGCGTTTATCTGTGGTTCGGATGAGCATGGGATTCCTATTACCATAAGAGCAAAAAAGGAAGGTGTTACTCCACAGGATATCGTTGACAAATATCACGAAATCATTAAAAAATCGTTTTCTGATCTGGGAATCTCATTTGATGAATATTCAAGAACGACTTCCCAAAAGCATTATGAGACCAGCCAGGACTTCTTTAAAGTTTTGTATGAAAAAGGAAAATTCACAGAAGAAGTTTCGGAGCAATATTTCGATGAACAGGCAGGAGAGTTTCTGGCTGACCGTTATATTGTAGGAACCTGTCCAAATTGTGGCAACGAAAATGCATACGGTGATCAATGTGAAAAATGTGGCTCTACCCTTTCTCCTTCAGAATTAATCAACCCGAAATCAATGCTGAGCGGAAATGTTCCTATCCTTAAAGAAACCAAAAACTGGTACCTTCCTTTAAATGAATATGAAGATTTCCTGAATGAGTGGATCATTGAAGGTCACAAAGACGACTGGAAACCGAACGTATATGGTCAGGTTAAATCCTGGTTAAATGATGGATTAAAACCACGTGCCATGACCAGAGACCTGAACTGGGGTGTTCCTGTTCCACTTCCGAATGCTGAGGGTAAAGTATTGTACGTGTGGTTTGATGCACCGATCGGATATATTTCTTTCACTAAAGAATGGGCAGAGAAAAACGGAAAAAACTGGAAAGATTACTGGCAAAGTGAAGACAGTGATCTGGTACACTTTATCGGAAAAGACAATATCGTATTCCACTGTATTATTTTCCCATCAATGATGAAAGCTCACGGAGATTACATCATGCCAAAAAACGTTCCGGCCTTTGAATTCCTGAACCTTGAGAACGATAAAATTTCCACTTCAAGAAACTGGGCAGTTTGGGCTCATGAATATGTAGAAGATTTCCCTGGTCAGCAGGATGTTTTAAGATATGCCCTTCTTTCATCAGCTCCGGAAACAAAAGATAATAACTTTACCTGGAAGGATTTCCAGACGAAGAATAATTCTGAGCTGGTAGGTATCTTCGGAAACTTTATCAATAGAGTTGCAGTTCTTATCCATAAATATTATGACGGTATTGTTCCGAAAGGTGATGTAAACAGTCCTGAATTACAGGAAATAAATAAAGCTGCAAAAGAAATTTCAGGATTCCTTGAAAATTACGAATTCAGAAATGCGTTATCCGCTTTAATGAATCTTGCCCGTTTCGGAAATCAGTATCTTCAGACAGAAGAACCATGGAAAACCATTAAAGATACCCCTGAAAAGGCAGCCCAATCTTTATTCGTAGGAGCACAAATTGCCGTTGCTTTGGCTCAGTTATGTGAACCATTCATGCCGTTCAGTTCTGAAAAGCTATTGAATATGTTCAATGTTGAAAAGAAAACCTGGAATGATGTTGAAACACAGTCGGTTTTAATTGAAACAGGCCATAAAATTAATGAAGCTTCTCTTCTTTTCTCAAAAATTGAAGACAATGTGATTGAAGCTCAGATCCAAAAGCTTGAAAACACAAAGCAAAACAATAAAAAAACAAATCCTAACGCCAACCCAATGAAAGAAGAGATCACCTTTGATGATTTTACGAAAATAGACTTAAGAACAGCAACGATTTTAGAAGCTGAAAAAGTGGAAAAAGCAGATAAATTATTAAAACTTACCGTAGATACAGGCGTAGACGTAAGAACGGTGGTTTCAGGGATTGCAGAAAGCTTCACTCCTGAAGAAGTCATTGGCAAACAGGTAATGATTTTATTAAACCTTGCTCCAAGAAAAATCAGAGGAATTGAATCCCAGGGTATGTTATTATTAACTACTAAACCGGACGGAAAATTATCTTTCGTTACACCGGACGACAATGTTGAAAACGGTATCGAAATCGGATAA
- a CDS encoding DUF4349 domain-containing protein, with amino-acid sequence MKSIILSSLCLILINCSKSGPSQQEAKADLVDMISEDKVSANVPPPSSISEKLLPDEKSTTTSISEHKVDTISRKVIKNGDMRIQVGDIKKAQNQVNDILKKNNAYIQKEDFQNTDMDENLNLVIRVPYKSFDILINSFSDGVGSVLSKNISSNDVTEEYTDISIKLANKKIYLEKYLDMLKRASTTKDMLEIQEKIRGLEDEIDVAEGRLRFIDDRVNYSTLNLSLYKEKVRSSATSKIGFGSRFTDSFTEGWNSFVSFFLGVISLWPFFLIIPFMIFLWRKWKLRKRNK; translated from the coding sequence ATGAAGAGTATTATTTTATCTTCACTTTGCCTTATCCTTATCAATTGTAGTAAATCAGGACCGTCTCAACAGGAAGCTAAAGCTGATTTGGTAGACATGATCTCTGAAGACAAAGTTTCTGCCAATGTACCGCCACCAAGTTCGATTTCTGAAAAGCTTCTTCCGGATGAAAAGTCAACCACAACCTCTATTTCAGAGCATAAAGTAGATACTATCTCCCGAAAAGTCATCAAAAACGGAGATATGAGAATTCAGGTAGGCGATATTAAAAAAGCACAAAACCAGGTTAATGATATTCTAAAGAAAAATAACGCTTATATCCAGAAAGAGGATTTCCAGAATACAGACATGGATGAAAATCTTAATCTCGTTATCAGGGTTCCTTACAAAAGCTTTGATATTCTTATCAATTCTTTCTCAGACGGTGTAGGTTCTGTTTTATCAAAAAATATTTCATCCAATGATGTTACTGAAGAATATACTGATATTTCCATCAAATTAGCCAATAAGAAAATTTATCTTGAAAAATACCTTGACATGCTCAAAAGAGCCTCCACCACAAAGGACATGTTGGAAATACAGGAAAAAATCCGGGGACTGGAAGACGAAATCGATGTAGCCGAAGGAAGGCTTCGTTTCATTGATGACCGGGTTAATTACAGCACTTTGAACCTTAGCTTATACAAGGAAAAGGTAAGAAGCTCGGCAACTTCTAAAATTGGTTTTGGAAGCCGTTTTACAGACTCTTTCACCGAAGGTTGGAACAGTTTTGTAAGTTTTTTTCTTGGTGTCATTTCACTATGGCCTTTCTTTTTGATTATTCCTTTTATGATATTTCTCTGGCGTAAGTGGAAGTTGAGAAAACGGAATAAGTAA
- a CDS encoding siderophore-interacting protein yields MAKIPTGQIIAEVTRKEYITDHFIRVYLYSPEVSLFKETTVGDNNKIAVPPAGLNEIHFPMLDDNHQWVYPAKEIAPAIRTYTHRGIDLEKNELIIDFVDHGDGGPASRWVRKAEAGSKLGIMMRRDGKELYPEAEWYLLVGDATAIPVLSVILETLPETAKGICIMEVHGKEDEQALHTKADIEFKWLHNAEPHLKSEIADAVKSIAIPEASKFGYVACEFSSVKEIRTYLRKEKNWTSQELYAYSYWKAGATENESQPDRHKEKESMG; encoded by the coding sequence ATGGCTAAAATTCCAACCGGGCAGATTATTGCCGAAGTAACCAGAAAAGAATATATTACTGATCATTTTATCAGAGTTTATCTGTATTCACCGGAGGTTTCCTTATTTAAAGAAACTACTGTAGGAGATAATAATAAAATTGCTGTTCCGCCGGCCGGGCTCAATGAAATTCATTTCCCTATGCTTGATGATAATCATCAGTGGGTATATCCGGCTAAAGAAATTGCCCCGGCAATCAGAACCTACACTCACAGAGGAATTGATCTGGAGAAAAATGAGCTGATCATTGACTTTGTAGACCATGGAGATGGTGGACCCGCATCAAGATGGGTGAGAAAAGCTGAAGCGGGCTCAAAATTAGGGATCATGATGCGCCGGGATGGGAAAGAGCTTTATCCTGAGGCGGAATGGTATTTGCTGGTAGGGGATGCTACGGCTATTCCTGTTCTCAGCGTTATCCTAGAAACACTACCCGAAACCGCAAAAGGAATTTGTATCATGGAAGTTCACGGAAAAGAAGATGAACAGGCACTTCATACTAAAGCTGATATAGAATTTAAATGGCTCCATAATGCTGAACCTCATTTGAAAAGTGAGATTGCTGATGCTGTTAAAAGTATTGCCATTCCTGAGGCCAGCAAATTTGGTTATGTAGCTTGTGAGTTTTCAAGTGTCAAAGAAATCCGTACTTATCTTAGAAAAGAAAAGAACTGGACTTCACAAGAGTTGTACGCTTATTCATACTGGAAAGCCGGTGCCACTGAAAATGAATCTCAGCCAGACAGGCATAAAGAAAAAGAATCGATGGGATAA
- a CDS encoding class I SAM-dependent methyltransferase produces MKDLMGRAIWDYYHNENPEDLQTETSISELDELPVDYLFRGFEEMNAIEQKALRLSKGKILDIGAGAGSHALYLQNERNLDVTALDISPKSIEVCKLRGIKKTICENILDFSGETFDTILLLMNGTGIFESLSKIDTYLQKLYALLNDKGQILIDSTDILYMFDRDEDGGIYIPAGGYYGELDYVVHYKGESEEPITWLYLDFNTLKNAAQHNGFAIERIMKDEDSYLAKLIKV; encoded by the coding sequence ATGAAAGATTTAATGGGCAGAGCAATCTGGGATTATTACCATAATGAAAATCCTGAAGATTTGCAGACCGAAACTTCAATTTCTGAACTGGATGAACTTCCGGTAGATTATTTATTCAGAGGTTTTGAAGAAATGAATGCTATTGAGCAAAAAGCATTGAGATTATCAAAAGGGAAAATCCTGGATATAGGCGCTGGAGCTGGTTCTCACGCATTGTATCTTCAGAACGAAAGAAATCTTGATGTAACAGCTTTAGATATTTCTCCAAAATCTATTGAGGTTTGCAAGCTGAGAGGCATCAAAAAAACAATTTGTGAAAATATACTTGATTTTTCAGGAGAAACCTTCGATACCATTTTACTGCTGATGAATGGTACAGGAATCTTCGAAAGCCTTTCTAAAATTGATACGTATCTTCAAAAGCTGTATGCTTTATTAAATGACAAAGGACAAATTTTAATTGACAGTACGGATATCCTTTATATGTTCGACCGTGATGAGGATGGGGGAATCTATATTCCCGCCGGTGGATATTATGGAGAACTGGATTATGTAGTTCATTATAAAGGAGAATCCGAAGAGCCGATTACCTGGCTGTACCTGGATTTTAATACTTTAAAAAATGCAGCTCAGCACAATGGTTTTGCCATAGAAAGAATCATGAAGGATGAAGATTCTTATTTGGCAAAACTGATTAAGGTATGA